The Cucurbita pepo subsp. pepo cultivar mu-cu-16 unplaced genomic scaffold, ASM280686v2 Cp4.1_scaffold000139, whole genome shotgun sequence DNA segment TACTCATAAACAAGGAGACGTTTTTGACCCTCAATGCAACAACCATACAACTTCACAAGGTTGCGATGTTGCACGGCAGATATTGTAGAAATCTCAGCCAAAAACTGGTTTCTTCCTTGGTCAGATTTTATTGAAAGTTGCTTTACAGCGATTACTCTTCCATCATTTAGAATTCcctaaaagaaagaagaaaacaacacaACCATGAGAAGACATGAGCATAGTCCGAAGACctttttaagaaatgaaatattttaggaATCACGANAAAGACATGAGCATAGTCGGAAGGACctttttaagaaatgaaatattttaggaatcacgactctccacaatggtatgatattgtccacttcgagcataagctctcatggctttggtttgggcttccccaaaaggcctcatgccaatggagatgtattccttacctataaacccatgatcattccctaaattagccaatgtgggactccctcacAACAATCCTCAAGAAAATATACCTTGGTAACCGGTCCAAAACCTCCTTCTCCGAGTTTGTTGGATGAACTAAAATCCTCTGTAGCATTCCTGAGTTCAGAATAACTAAAAGTATGCGGTCTTTCATCAATTCCAAAGAGCTCTGCAGGTAAAGAATATAGGTTATTGATTGTGCAACTAAACATatttgttatataaagcactttttagaaaatgtaataataaaaatattttcattgaacatacttttttaaaagtgCTTAGATTGGAAGGTATTACAAACAAACCCTTTTTTCAAAAGTGCTTCTAGAAAAAGTGACTCAAAGGCAAAGACTAATTTGATGTAGTAAGCTTTAACCACCTTCATCTTCCAAGGAGCGTCCTTTCCTTctttgaaaaagaatgaaaattgtGACAACTAGAAAGCAAACAAATCCTACACCAACAACAATCCCCACTATTAGACTGGCTTCATTCTTGTGACTACCAGTCCCCTTTATTTCATTGGTTCCATTCTTCACATTATTTACAGGTTCAGAATCTGCAAAAAGCTCTCCATTTAATTGAAAAGTACATCATAACAAGCTTTGCAAAAATAATAGACATGAATGGTCTCATTACTCATTACCTAGACTTGCACTGATTCCTGAAATAGAAGGTCCATAAGTACCTTCGTCAGGTATGCAGCAAGTACCTTTCCCAGCCCAAAAAAGATGAATTTCCATGTAGTTTTCTGAAACTTGTGCCTTAAATATCTTTGTAACAGCACGAAAAGACCCACCTGCCtcattttgaatattaaaatcttTGAAAACCCGGTTCCCCTGAAAACAATGATCTTAAACTCAAACAAGATGGAATAATAGATCAAAGCAAACGACAATCAGATTCTAAAGGAGTTATAGATGATAGAAGTTAAACTAGATTCATGATACATATACATGAActtataaattatagaaacATGAATTCCAAAATAGAAGTTCTATTGCTAAAGCATATTATTAGTATGTACCTCTAGTTCTATTGCTAAAGCCAGTAGGAGACGCCTCATAACATCCAtctaaaataaacttaaatcgtcaaaaacaaaagagataACCTGAATATTTATATCAAAGACACGCCTCCCAAGGCTGCTCCATGTAGATGAATCTGCGAAAGCATGTTCTGCGAAGTGAAGCTTCACAGTGTAGTTCCCATTTTTAAGCTCTAGACCATAAAATCTTAACGACGAAGTAGATAATTCTTGTGTCTGAAAAAGGTCTGGATCATTTGTATTTGCAATTGGATGTTCCGTGTCATTGTATCTGTTATATTGACTAGAGTTTCTGTTGATCTCAGGAAAGTATCCAACATCACTAACAGCCCAGGTTTCTGAGTCACTAACATAGTATGAAGCCATACCATCAATCTCAATTTCCCTTTCATACACAACCTGAGAGGAACTCACAAATTTTGGACCCCCACAGTTGATCCCAAAACTAGAATCTATAATATGCATAAGAAAGATTATGAGAAGATATCCGTCcattaaacaaaacaataaaaccGTATGAAGATGATGTAGACAAGCTAAGGAACTCAATGAAAAGTAGAGAAGTATTTCcacaattatatattaaaagaacaaaaacaagtcTCAATTAGTTCGTCCCCTCCTTTGTAACAAACAAGAGAAACACATATTTGTCATTTAACTCACAGAGTCCAGAAGCTTGATTACAAGAAAATTCTCGTCGAAGACAGTTCAAACCCGTAGGGAAATGGCTGAAAGCAAGAGAAAAATGTACTAAGACAAGCAATACTGCAAGATATTCAATAGTTTAATTGGCAGTTGGTACAcatgaaaattaaagatagTACACAAACTCATTGAATTACCCAGTATTTGATGTTCCAAACGTGAAGTTGTTGGCAACTAAATTTCTGCAaatcattcccaacaaaaattatattcttaacTCCATTCCATCCAAATTTTTAAGAACACGTTAAAGAATGTGCATTCGCATGattgtaaagaaaaataaacgaGTAGCATCTAAATTACAAACGCTTGGCTGAATCCTCATCGACCCAGTCAGGAAAGCTACCCGATAAACCATTGTATGATAAGTCTCTACAAGCATCATGTGGAAGGTGTAAGTGCATAAGACAAACGTTAATGGCCATAATAAATAGATGCACTAATCAAGACAATCATTCGACTTCAATTGGAAAGTGTTTCAAATGGACAACCGATTCTGTGATTACTGAAATCAACAATTATAAGAACTTACATGCTAAGAAGATAACCAGGCTTTTCTAAAGGTAGCGTACCAGTTAACTTGTTATTTCCAAGAAACCTGGAAAAAAGACCAATAATACACCAATCAATACAACAGAAAACATGGACAAATTTACATGTTCATGCAAGAAAGATGTATTACAAGTATCTTAGCGAATTCAACTTGAAAAGTGACTTTGGAATCTCTCCCCATAACTCGTTAAAGCTTAAGTCTCTGCAAGGAAAATAAGATCgatgttaaaatattatcaaaggaaaaatataaaaagatcacaaaaataaatataaaaataaagaatatgaCCCTCTCATGGTTCAAAACAAcccatgaaaataaaagtaacaaaaaaaaggcaTAATAGACTAGTAAAAACATGACTCAAATTTTCTATATACAGGGTTCtggttgaggattgttgggagggattcccacattgactaatttagggaatgaacctgagtttataatcaaggaatacatctccattggtataagaCTTTCTGGAGaaactcaaagcaaagtcatgagagcttatgctcaaagtggataatatcataccattgtggagagtcgtgattcctactatggtatcagagtcatacccttaacttagtcatgtcaatagaatcctcaagtgtcgaacaaagggtgtactttgttcgaggactccagagaaaggagtcgagcctcgattaaggggagtctatttgagggctccataggcctcatgGGAGACTCtatagtgtattttgttcgagtggagaattgttgaggattgttgggaggaagtcccacattgactaatttagggaacgaTCATGGgtgtaaggaatacatctccattggtatgagatgttttggggaagcctaaaacaaagccatgagagcttatgttcaaagtggacaatatcataccattgtggagatttgtgattcctaaccgtTCTAtcccatttcaaaatttggttacCACGTCAGCATTCTGATAAAAAAAAGNaaaaaaaaaggacaaaatccCTTGAGGTTATCGCAGAACAGAAACAAcctattcaaaatatttaagcTCAGTTGGTTTGCAAGCAAGCATACCCAACCAAGCTCATTACCAGCAAAACAGGCACTTATACATCAATTTATTAACAATTAATTCTTACAGCAGGTTCAATTCTTTGAACTCTTCAATGTACGTAGGAATTTTATCTGATATGTTATTATTTCTCAATACtctgcaaaaataaaaagaacacTATCATGTTCAGAAGATTGCAAGAAAATTCCACATAAGGAAATCAAGAGCAATCTAATAAAGGTTGGTGTTAACTTACAAGGTCTTCAAAGATGTCATTTTCCTGATAAATTCTAGGGACGATCTCCCATTTGATAAATCACCAATTCTCCTTCATGAAGGgtcattttatatttcattcatttaaattacaattagCTTCTTATATACATAAAATGTTGAACTAGGGATAAtgcaaaaaataaacaaaaatttagaaactatTGAACACTCACAACTCATTCATAGCtgtcaattttgaaaatgtcgGGGGTATGGGACCCATGAAAGAGTTTCCTTGAAACCTCCTGCAATAGCAAGTTGATCACATATATGATGAGCTTATTGTAAAGCAAAGAAATCTTATGGAATACCATCAGGTCTTTAGAACAAGAGCAGTTTTTAGTAGTTCTTCGACTGTTTAGAGTATAGGCTAGGCAGCTTAGGAGGATTTGGAATCTTAAACTAGCCCATGTTTGGGGTGAAAGCTTGCAAAGCTCAAGTTGGACTTGGCAAACCCAGGCACTGTTCATCCCTAACCAGCACCCAAGTGAAGGATGAGAACACTTAAAATAGTGTTAGTGAAAGATTGAGTTattgaatggttgatgagaagattgaatttcggagagcaagaatgctctCTATATATaaagagaatacaaaaagatatttagaaaatctacctaaaaatcggtagaaaatctggtaacaaaccagtaaaaaaatcaaaaactaaatcaaatcaaaactaaatctaactcctaactcgagatttagttagatactaactgacagcaatctaaacaaatacgtgatctttaacactccTCCTTGTTTAGATGTTGTGAACTCCAATCTTTTTTTCTGAGCACCCATCTTGctccaattatctttctgtttagaggtcgatcaaccaactcccagattttgtttttctcgatcaCCGAAAGTTCCTCCTCTGAcaggtgcatcatcaaccaaagcatcttgtcgttcatcttcagactcttTGTCGTTCATCCTCAGACTCTTCTAACATGCTACCAAAGGTTAATTTGTTTGGTGCATTAGAAATCTGATTCACCTTCGTCAGttcttcccaattccattgTTCATTTTcagcaaaatgaacatctcgGCTCACAATAACACGACTAGTATGTGGTTGAAAAACTCTATAACCTTTGGATATAGTGCTATACCCAACAAAGATGCCAACTTCTGACTTTTTGTCAAGCTTATCACGCTTGACCTGTGGAATGTAAGTGAAGCAAAGACACCCAAATACTCCAAGGAACTTTAAAAAAGGTTTGTAACCataccaaacttcaaatggtGTCAAGTCTTTCAtagcttttgttgaaattcgattttgcaaGCACATAATAGTGTTTGCTGCTTTTCCCCAAAAACGTTTTGGAAGGTCCTTCtcatgaagcatgcatctcgtcatccccattatgaatctattcctCCTTTCACTGACGTCATTCTGTTGAGGAGTATATGGTGCTGTtaattgatgttcaattccaACCTCTTCACAAAACCTGTTAAAAGTTTCTAAAGTGTACTCCTTGCTATTATCTGATCTTATAGTCTGAATTAAGCANTTTTGATGAGTGTATAGTGCtgtcaattgatgttcaattccagCCTCTTCACAAAACCTGTTAAAAGTTTCTAAAGTGTACTCCTTGCTATTATCTGATCTTATAGTCTGAATCAAGCATGcactttcattctcaactctggctttgaatttcaaaatacaCCCGCTACTTCTAGCTTTTTCTTCAGCAAGAAGATCCAACATATTCTCGTtggatcataaataaaaacaatgtaaTNagattaccatttaatgatggtgttcgCTGAGGACCACAAAGATCAGTATGAACCAGTTGCAGCTTTTTCGAGCCTCTCCATGCctgtttaggaaagggttgccTATGTTGCTTCCCAAAATTACAAGCACAGTAAGGAGGCATGTCATCATCAATGTCAATGAGTTCTTCTACCAGCTTCTTTGACTGCATCTGAAGCAaacctcgatgatgaaagtgcccaagtcttttgtgccaaGTCCCAGTGGTACTAGCTCTGGATATAAAGGCCGTCGGatttagagcaaagctttttgctttcattttgACGTTTAACAAGTCTTTGCCACTAGCATCTTTGATCAAGCACcgcttattctcaaacaacactttaCAGCctttattaattaactaaCCAACGCTCAAcagattttgatcaattttaggtacaaataaaacatctggaataaattttgtaccttcataACTTGTTATAGCTACGGTGCCTTTCCCCTTGACTTCCAAGTGTTCATCATTGccaatcctcactctcttgACTTCAATGTCTCTTAATTCCTTAAAAAACTCCTTGTCATATGTCATATGATTTGTGCACCCACTGTCAATCAACCAGCTCTTGCTCGATTCTTTGCCTGAGGAAGAAGTGACCATaaacaattgatcttcttcttcttcttgatcaactacctgtgcatctacttctttcacctgATCTTTGGCTTTGCAGATCAcagcttcatgtccaagttgattgcatttggagcaGAAGACGTCAAgtcttctccaacacttgtaTGGCGAatgacctttcttctcacaatggcggcaaggtggataggattttttgaaacctcctccttttgtcttctgatAATTGGCAGATGGATCTCCATTCATccattgatttttgaaatttttgttgtttttataccTGCTGCTGTCTTGATGCTTAACAAGTAAGGCACCTTCAANATccattgatttttgaaatttttgttgtttttataccTGCTGCTGTCTTGATGCTTAACAAGTAAGGCACCTTCAAGAGTtctgtaagagaaatctttgacaggtctttggtgttctccagagtagtaatggtggctcaaacttctctggaacagtgactagcagcttttcaacgatcctggaatcatttaatacagaaccaagcaatctcaccttgttggcgatgctgagaagtctgtcagagtactctttcaccgactctgactccttcatcttctgcaactcgaaatccctaatcaaattcaggattttcattccacgaatcctctcatctccttcatattcgGCCTTGAGATAATCCCAGATTTCCTTTGCTGTTTTGAGGGATATTATTCGCATAGagatcatttgagatacaacggcaaataggcaagctttcgcctttgatttccttgtcttcttttccttctgtaatttgatttgtgctacagtaggatttgctggaagcggagggacctcgtaatcctcttctattgcttcccaaagatccaaggcctccaaataagtctccatacgaactgcccacatttgataattgtctccatcgaagACTGGTGGTACAACAGCTGAAAAACTTGATTCTCCTCCCATTTTGATCTCATAGATCCCTTAAGaagatagctctgataccaattgttagtgaaagaCTGAGTTattgaatggttgatgagaagattgaatttcggagagcaagaatgctctctatatatagagagaatacaaaaagatatttagaaaatctacctaaaaatctgtagaaaatctggtaacaaacctaaacaaatcaaaaactaaatcaaatcaaaactaaatctaactcctaactcgagatttagttagatactaacaacaatctaaacaaatacgtgatctttaacaaAAAGGGCTAGAGCTCCCACAAACTTACCAATATCCAAAATGATCCAATATTCTCCCACAATCTGACCAATACCCAAAAGGATTTGGTTTGAGAGAAATAAGCGGTTTCAAAGAGAAGTCGTCTGGTCAGAAGATATTTGGGTTCTATTTAGAACTATGCTACCATTTGGTTTTTACTCGAAGATCTGGTAACAAACCTAAAAGTATTGGAATAtgtagaaaatcaaaatttacctaaaaatctgtagaaaatctggtaacaaatctaaacaaatcaaaatttcattgatgttttaaaatttaccaaaGGGGTGTGCTAtccatgatatttaaaaaaaaaaaaaaaaaaNAATGAGGGAGGTATGACTATAGAAAGCAAAAGTATTAGATAAAAGCGGTTTACTGCCGAATTAGGAAAGGGAGGACCCTTTTAGGACGACAGCACCCTTGCTATAATTTTGCATAGTCCACTCGTAATACTTATAGGATGAAAGTACATGCATACATTTTCTTTGAGATCAAATAGATGTATGTTTCATTTAAGTTGTCATTGATAATTCCATTCTGAAAAAAGTATTGGAACACTCTCATGATGTCGGTTCTCAGATtgttccaacattttttttaaaaatctcgagTAAAATCATCTGATTCGGGAGTTTTGACGAAGTCTAGGAATTGTATCACCTTCCCTACCTCTTCTACAATGAAAGCAACCTCGAGGGAAGTTGCTTGTTGTTGGTCAATTGGGCTACAATCAAGATCGTGGGAAAATTCAATGAGGGCATCGTTCTTTGCATATAAGGACGTGTAAAGGACACAAATTTTGACATAACTTCATCTTCATTTACTAAACTTCTACATTGTATTGATAGAATTTCCATGATGATACCTTTTCGTTACTTTCGTTTCTTTAATGCCATGATAcaatggaaaattttgaagtttatgtCACCATTCTCTGGCCATTGTTTTTAACATTTCCTTTGCTGCCAACGAGATTAGTTCTGCTTTAATGAGCATATTATGTGTGTGTTGAACTACTATGATAGAGTCCGTTTCCTCAGAGAACTCCATTTTAAGCATTCCGCTGTATTCTTTCCAatcttcttattttatgatcTCATTGGAAATCATATAAAGACAATTCCTATTTAATATAGCGATTTGGGCAAGTTCAGTAAGGAgttggtttttttctttttgtgtggCAATACAATCAAAAACCTCATTGTTCCATTTCTTCAAGACTTCTTTTAGCCTTCAAAGTTCGTTGATGAAACCGTGCCCCAACCATCCTCAGAGGAGCGTGTTCTTCCACTAGTATTCTACCATGGGCAAAAATTCAAAGTGACTCATTCACATTTTCTCGAAATAGAAGGGCGAGGGGcccatttataacaatccaTGGAAAGTGCAATGGGATAATGATCAATGTAAGTCTACTCAATCTTCGGACACCGGTGTTACTAAATTTTCCTAGGAGACATTTTGTAGCTAGAAATTTGTCGATGAGTGTCAAGGTGGGTAGGGATCTATTGTTTGATTAGGTATAGAGATCATTACTGAGAGGAAGGTCATTAAGTTCACCTTCTCTTATGACGTTATTGAATTGTCTCATGCCTTTGGTGACTTTTCCATTGGATTTTTCATTTGTCCACTGAGAAATATTGAAGTTGTTCACCAGAAGTCAATTCTCTATGGCAAGATAGGTCATGTAATTCCTGTTAGCAGAGATGTCTTTCTTGATATCTACCAAATCTACCGGGGCCATAGATCTTTGTaaaccaaaaaatttaatcattgaCCAACGTAATATGTGTGGTTAGGGTGTAAGGACATTAAATGACTTCAGAGATGATCAGAGTTAGGTCATACCACGTTATTAAGATCCTCCCGATGTTTCTGAGACATCCAAAGATGTCCAACCAATGTCTAGGACTCCAAAGGGAATTAACCATCTAGCAATCAActgaattcaattttgtttcttgaaaAATGACCATATAGTGGGGATTGTATTTGAGGAGAAAGGCCTTGATGAGGGCTCTCTTTTGCCCatctaagggtgtggaaacatctccctagcagatgcattttaaaaaccgtgaggctgacagcgatacatTACgggccaaaatagacaatatctgctagcagtgggtttaaGTTGTTACACATCTAATTGTAACATCTAGATTTCTCATAATTACTAGTCAATTTGCTATGTTTCTTGACTGTAGTGGCCTTCTTTTTCCTAGATGAAATATTCATGAGGCATACGTGGTGTTTTTTTAGCCCTGGTTCCAAGATTGGATGGTCGTTGATAGCATGAGTTTTACCAATATCGAGTTGACTTCTTCTACCTCTGCTACCTCTGCTTCATTCTGGTTTTCCTGGAGAAAAGTGGCAAGCTCTGTATTTGCAAAGACAATCTTCGGCGGCGGGAGAGAGAGATTCCGCACATTCGCAGTgttaagaaaagagagaaaactgGAAAGATCAGAAGAATTGGGAGAAATCTCACACTCTATTGGAGAATGAAATTGGCTATTATATAGCGTTATAGAATACACGGAAAACAAGGaaatctaaatcaaatctaattcaaataactataTCAAATCTAAATCAAACTTAACAATTCCTCCCTTAAACCGAACACAAACCCTAATCAGTTTATATCTATGTCACAACAGACTCCCAATAGTCCTCTTTCCATTTTACTCCAACCTTCTTTCAACCCTCAAGTAACTTCATCAATTCTCATGTGCCATTTCTGTTTATTGCTTCCATTTCCGATCCATGACTTATTGCTTCCATTTCCGATCCATGACTTATTGCTTCCATTTCCAGATCCATGACTTGCCTCCATTTCTCACTCTTCAATGGGTATTCAAAGTTTACAGGATCAGTAGTGATAAACATGGCCAAGTGAGCTTCATTATCTTCTTCAAGAAGATCTTCTCCTGTTGCATAGTCTCTCATCCAGACGGGTGGTCTCCTATTCCTCCCCTTATTCGAGCTAGGAAAGCTTGCTTCAGCCAAAGAAGGAGAGCTTGCTTCAGCCAAAGAAGGAGAGCTTGCTTCAGCCAAAGAGCCAGAGGAAATATTTTCCTCTGCAGTATTTTCCTCTGCAGCTTCTATATCAAATTCGCtcccttcttcattttcatcaaacacaTCTGCTGCCTCCTCTTGCTCACCCCATTCCAAATCGCACATAACGAATTCTTCATAGGTCTTATCCCAGTCCCAACTCTTATCTTCCTTGAATACAACATCCCTACTTATTATGATCCTTTGTGAAGTTGGATCACAGAGTTTGTAAGCCTTTAACTCTTCACTAACTCCCAGCAAAACACAACTCAAACTCTTATCATCCAGCTTAGTTCTTTTACTGTCAGGCACATGAACATGAGAGATGCATCCAAGAACTCTAAAATGCTCAACTGAAGGTTTGACTCCACTCCAAGCTTCTTCCGgagttttatttttgacaGCCAATGTTGGACTTCGATTCAGTACATGCACAGTCCAGTTGATTGCTTCAGGCCAGAAACTTTtcagaattttcttttctgaaatCATACTACGAACCATATTcataatagttttattttttcgttCCGCAACTCCGTTCTACTGTGGTGTGTATGCAGCTGTCAGTTGTCTTTGTATACCATTTACATCACAAAAATTGGTGAATTCTTGTGATGTAAACTCTCCTCCTCGATCAGTTTGCAAGGCTTTAATAAATGAGTCTATTTCCTTCTGAACAAAGTTTCTAAATACAGCGAAGGCTtctgatttttctattaagaAATAAACTCATGTTTTTCTGCTGAAGTCATCTGTGAAAGTAATCATATACCTTTTCTTGCTGTTTGAGATGGGTTTGATCGGTCCACAAATATCAGCATGCACCAATTGGAGAATTTGTGAAGCTCGCCATGTGCTCCTTTTTGGAAACGAGTGCCTTTGTTGCTTACCCACTAGACAATTTTTACATAGTCTCAATGGAGACTTGAGCTGTGGTAAACGATCCACCTCTTCTTTTGCTGAAGAGTCTTTAATCCGTCCATATCTACAGTGCCAAAGTTGCTCAATATCTTTTGTGATTGTATTGAAACAAGTGGATGCTAAAGGTTGCGATATAGCATGCAATACGAACATTCAATTCAAAGACATCTTTGTCTCCATGATTAAGCCTCTCTCAGGATGAAACACCTTGCACGttccattttgaaacaaattggTAAGCACCTTTGCTTGCAATTTCCCAATACTCAACACATTATTCTTCAGCTCTGGCACATACAACACTCCTGTGATTATCTGTATGATTCCGTTCACTTGCTGCCGTACATTACCCATTCTGTTACAACCATACTTGAGTTGTTGCCCAGCTTCACTGAATCTCTGAAACTTCCATCAAAATCTGAAACATATTCCTTCTTCCCACACATATGATTGCTACATCCCGAGTCAAGGAACAACATATCTTCTCTATTAGCCTTATTCATATTCACGTAAACCATCAGCAACATCTCTTCTTGAGTCTCTGCATAGTTTGTCTCCTTCTCCTTGCTTTGACATTCCCATTGAAAATGTCCTAGCTTGTGACACTTATAGCACTCCACTGTGGCCCGCCCTGTTGAAGTTT contains these protein-coding regions:
- the LOC111784017 gene encoding probable LRR receptor-like serine/threonine-protein kinase At1g56130 isoform X5 is translated as MSMIVTLCTTTKGPNLSDGDETEGGGGGCQGNARRRDEVVALVALTRALNSIFRQWNISAKQNTSIVGTGNPDLFERWNISGNLCTGSAVDTRINIEDPKYNPFIKCNCSFNNASTCLITHLYEGFFIGYCWCIPTRAMDFEIPHLSVCFLPNAFLGVAPSFIFYCWCIIYAVKLTDILLISPRNLEKNLLSGPLSPSVGKLTQLSTLIIRINKLSGELPKELGLLSNLRFLAFGTNNFSGPLPSELGKLFMLEELRFQGNSFMGPIPPTFSKLTAMNELRIGDLSNGRSSLEFIRKMTSLKTLVLRNNNISDKIPTYIEEFKELNLLDLSFNELWGEIPKSLFKLNSLRYLFLGNNKLTGTLPLEKPGYLLSIDLSYNGLSGSFPDWVDEDSAKRLNLVANNFTFGTSNTGHFPTGLNCLRREFSCNQASGLYSSFGINCGGPKFVSSSQVVYEREIEIDGMASYYVSDSETWAVSDVGYFPEINRNSSQYNRYNDTEHPIANTNDPDLFQTQELSTSSLRFYGLELKNGNYTVKLHFAEHAFADSSTWSSLGRRVFDINIQGNRVFKDFNIQNEAGGSFRAVTKIFKAQVSENYMEIHLFWAGKGTCCIPDEGTYGPSISGISASLDSEPVNNVKNGTNEIKGTGSHKNEASLIVGIVVGVGFVCFLVVTIFILFQRRKGRSLEDEELFGIDERPHTFSYSELRNATEDFSSSNKLGEGGFGPVTKGILNDGRVIAVKQLSIKSDQGRNQFLAEISTISAVQHRNLVKLYGCCIEGQKRLLVYEYLEKKSLDQALFGKRTFVLDWPKRFDICMGVARGLTYLHEESRLRIVHRDIKASNILLDADLNPKISDFGLAKLYDDKKTHMSTLVAGTIGYLAPEYAMRGHLTEKADVFSFGVVALEIVSGRPNSAPGLEEDRVFLLEWAWYLYENNREIELVDSDLSTFNEDEVKRVMRVGLMCTQTSSGRRPSMSRVVAMLCGDIEVASVPSKPGYLTDWTFDDIGTFTNDTTTTTASDTTHQGSSSISIHANN
- the LOC111784017 gene encoding probable LRR receptor-like serine/threonine-protein kinase At1g56140 isoform X8 produces the protein MDFEIPHLSVCFLPNAFLGVAPSFIFYCWCIIYAVKLTDILLISPRNLEKNLLSGPLSPSVGKLTQLSTLIIRINKLSGELPKELGLLSNLRFLAFGTNNFSGPLPSELGKLFMLEELYFDSSGVQGDIPTTFSNLTNLRTVWASDNELTGKIPGFIGDWSKLTTLRFQGNSFMGPIPPTFSKLTAMNELRIGDLSNGRSSLEFIRKMTSLKTLVLRNNNISDKIPTYIEEFKELNLLDLSFNELWGEIPKSLFKLNSLRYLFLGNNKLTGTLPLEKPGYLLSIDLSYNGLSGSFPDWVDEDSAKRLNLVANNFTFGTSNTGHFPTGLNCLRREFSCNQASGLYSSFGINCGGPKFVSSSQVVYEREIEIDGMASYYVSDSETWAVSDVGYFPEINRNSSQYNRYNDTEHPIANTNDPDLFQTQELSTSSLRFYGLELKNGNYTVKLHFAEHAFADSSTWSSLGRRVFDINIQGNRVFKDFNIQNEAGGSFRAVTKIFKAQVSENYMEIHLFWAGKGTCCIPDEGTYGPSISGISASLDSEPVNNVKNGTNEIKGTGSHKNEASLIVGIVVGVGFVCFLVVTIFILFQRRKGRSLEDEELFGIDERPHTFSYSELRNATEDFSSSNKLGEGGFGPVTKGILNDGRVIAVKQLSIKSDQGRNQFLAEISTISAVQHRNLVKLYGCCIEGQKRLLVYEYLEKKSLDQALFGKRTFVLDWPKRFDICMGVARGLTYLHEESRLRIVHRDIKASNILLDADLNPKISDFGLAKLYDDKKTHMSTLVAGTIGYLAPEYAMRGHLTEKADVFSFGVVALEIVSGRPNSAPGLEEDRVFLLEWAWYLYENNREIELVDSDLSTFNEDEVKRVMRVGLMCTQTSSGRRPSMSRVVAMLCGDIEVASVPSKPGYLTDWTFDDIGTFTNDTTTTTASDTTHQGSSSISIHANN
- the LOC111784017 gene encoding probable LRR receptor-like serine/threonine-protein kinase At1g56140 isoform X9, whose protein sequence is MKVSSLDIAGVFPPELWILKSLIYLNLEKNLLSGPLSPSVGKLTQLSTLIIRINKLSGELPKELGLLSNLRFLAFGTNNFSGPLPSELGKLFMLEELYFDSSGVQGDIPTTFSNLTNLRTVWASDNELTGKIPGFIGDWSKLTTLRFQGNSFMGPIPPTFSKLTAMNELRIGDLSNGRSSLEFIRKMTSLKTLVLRNNNISDKIPTYIEEFKELNLLDLSFNELWGEIPKSLFKLNSLRYLFLGNNKLTGTLPLEKPGYLLSIDLSYNGLSGSFPDWVDEDSAKRLNLVANNFTFGTSNTGHFPTGLNCLRREFSCNQASGLYSSFGINCGGPKFVSSSQVVYEREIEIDGMASYYVSDSETWAVSDVGYFPEINRNSSQYNRYNDTEHPIANTNDPDLFQTQELSTSSLRFYGLELKNGNYTVKLHFAEHAFADSSTWSSLGRRVFDINIQGNRVFKDFNIQNEAGGSFRAVTKIFKAQVSENYMEIHLFWAGKGTCCIPDEGTYGPSISGISASLDSEPVNNVKNGTNEIKGTGSHKNEASLIVGIVVGVGFVCFLVVTIFILFQRRKGRSLEDEELFGIDERPHTFSYSELRNATEDFSSSNKLGEGGFGPVTKGILNDGRVIAVKQLSIKSDQGRNQFLAEISTISAVQHRNLVKLYGCCIEGQKRLLVYEYLEKKSLDQALFGKRTFVLDWPKRFDICMGVARGLTYLHEESRLRIVHRDIKASNILLDADLNPKISDFGLAKLYDDKKTHMSTLVAGTIGYLAPEYAMRGHLTEKADVFSFGVVALEIVSGRPNSAPGLEEDRVFLLEWAWYLYENNREIELVDSDLSTFNEDEVKRVMRVGLMCTQTSSGRRPSMSRVVAMLCGDIEVASVPSKPGYLTDWTFDDIGTFTNDTTTTTASDTTHQGSSSISIHANN